One genomic window of Amphiura filiformis chromosome 3, Afil_fr2py, whole genome shotgun sequence includes the following:
- the LOC140148826 gene encoding LOW QUALITY PROTEIN: uncharacterized protein (The sequence of the model RefSeq protein was modified relative to this genomic sequence to represent the inferred CDS: inserted 1 base in 1 codon; deleted 1 base in 1 codon): MALLLWFVLVISLISAPAGLAQDVTEMATEIVTEKMTSDMTTGAQDLIATTTATPMKQTTQLPVVPTTLTPTTIRVTTPETCPEGCQCDPRTRIASCTSLTIDTVPTFPSYITTLTLTGNVISKLEKDAFSGLTDLLQLYLVSCRIEEVEPGAFNGLDHLRILHLRYNQILNLGGNVDDPIDPSIFIGLGELEELDLRNNGLSMLGINSLAPLKNLETLLLDSNDIEDLQADMFRNTTKLAKLSLKNLDLGAIPSAIFQNTRELKQLEISGNDIAMIPSQAFSDLSNLKELVLSAIATNSLDDNAFQGLGNLAILDLSNNDLKTITKEVLTPLTSLEILILSLNEWHCDCQMFMFVDYIKATNINYYASPWNCITPNRLTGERVYLIPERDFACVPFISTSNSQTKNVEYDQQAYFECVANGDPSPAIKWVRPDGEEVTATSNIENVYTVLDDSVVIIQHARQEENGMFTCIATNSLGEDTAVFQLVVDNIPTTTVSTTTPPPTSPLIPCPDRVIEEPIEVRAINIKDTSLQLNWXRYEHPMAQGYFVEITKFASQDDSPVRVLIEPATNISYVVDNLIPGTEYIICVDVYIPNCPSNIPYEQCVQLRTPGGVDVVSALKDKHRNEIIGTVLSVFFGTLLILASIFVILWQYRKPKEYTKYDFEGNKDTALFADVAIVEHGTEIEEEDGDNPKGRYVTRAPSARFNPPTSGVNAGFTADDENSNMSTFKADVHGQNGHKPTANGIRETILDQDLEDIKEEDDEKEEPTYDKVPEEDDAFQMSRLSTVGLVEDDENTSF, from the exons ATGGCATTATTGCTGTGGTTTGTTTTGGTTATTTCTCTCATCTCAGCACCAGCAGGACTGGCGCAAGATGTCACCGAAATGGCCACTGAAATTGTGACAGAAAAAATGACATCTGACATGACAACAGGAGCGCAAGACTTAATAGCTACTACCACGGCAACCCCCATGAAACAGACAACTCAACTACCAGTAGTTCCAACAACGCTAACGCCAACAACGATAAGAGTGACCACCCCTGAGACATGTCCAGAGGGCTGTCAATGTGATCCGCGTACAAGAATTGCCAGTTGCACATCACTGACCATAGACACTGTCCCGACTTTTCCAAGCTATATCACCACTTTGACTCTGACTggtaatgtgatatcaaaacttGAGAAGGATGCATTTTCAGGTCTGACAGATCTGCTTCAGCTTTATCTGGTATCATGCCGAATAGAGGAAGTCGAGCCTGGCGCATTCAATGGTTTAGACCATCTAAGAATTCTTCATCTCAGATACAACCAAATTCTGAATTTAGGTGGAAATGTTGACGACCCAATCGATCCAAGCATTTTCATTGGCCTGGGTGAGCTTGAAGAACTGGATCTGAGAAATAATGGTCTGAGTATGTTGGGGATTAACAGTTTGGCACCGTTAAAGAATTTGGAAACACTTCTTTTGGATAGCAATGACATTGAGGACTTACAAGCTGACATGTTTAGGAATACAACCAAACTAGCCAAACTCTCCCTGAAAAATTTGGATCTAGGGGCTATTCCAAGTGCTATCTTCCAAAATACACGCGAGTTGAAACAACTAGAAATTTCTGGAAATGACATTGCCATGATACCTAGTCAAGCTTTTAGCGATTTGTCTAATTTGAAAGAATTGGTGCTCTCTGCAATAGCTACCAATTCCCTTGATGACAATGCATTCCAAGGACTTGGTAATTTGGCAATCTTGGATCTAAGCAATAATGATCTCAAAACAATAACCAAAGAAGTGCTTACACCTCTCACTAGTCTTGAGATACTTATCTTAAGTCTTAACGAATGGCACTGTGACTGTCAGATGTTTATGTTTGTCGACTACATCAAAGCTACGAACATCAACTATTACGCATCACCCTGGAATTGCATCACCCCAAATAGGCTCACCGGTGAGCGTGTGTATCTTATACCCGAGCGCGACTTTGCCTGTGTGCCGTTCATCAGTACATCCAACTCTCAGACAAAA AATGTTGAGTACGACCAGCAAGCGTATTTCGAGTGTGTGGCAAATGGGGATCCATCCCCTGCTATCAAATGGGTTAGACCAGATGGTGAAGAGGTGACCGCCACCAGTAATATTGAAAATGTCTACACTGTTCTTGACGACAGTGTGGTCATCATTCAGCATGCCAGACAAGAAGAGAACGGAATGTTCACATGCATCGCTACCAATTCTCTAGGAGAAGATACCGCTGTATTTCAACTTGTGGTGGATAACATCCCCACGACAACGGTATCGACCACTACGCCGCCTCCCACTTCACCTTTAATCCCATGTCCGGATCGGGTCATCGAGGAGCCGATTGAAGTCAGAGCCATAAATATCAAAGACACTTCCCTTCAGCTGAACT GTCGATATGAACATCCAATGGCACAAGGCTATTTTGTCGAGATTACCAAGTTTGCAAGTCAAGATGATAGTCCTGTGAGAGTTCTGATAGAGCCAGCAACCAACATCTCATACGTTGTTGACAATCTTATCCCCGGTACCGAATACATTATCTGTGTGGATGTTTACATACCCAATTGTCCTTCCAATATTCCATACGAACAATGTGTGCAGTTGAGGACTCCAGGGGGCGTAGATGTTGTGTCAGCTTTAAAAGACAAGCATCGTAACGAAATCATCGGTACCGTTCTCTCAGTCTTCTTCGGTACTCTGCTGATTCTTGCGTCCATATTTGTTATTCTCTGGCAATATCGCAAGCCTAAAGAATACACCAAATACGATTTTGAAGGAAACAAAGATACTGCTTTGTTTGCTGATGTTGCTATTGTTGAACATGGAACAGAGATTGAAGAAGAAGATGGCGATAATCCAAAAGGACGGTACGTCACGAGGGCGCCATCTGCTCGATTTAATCCGCCAACATCAGGTGTCAACGCAGGATTTACCGCAGATGATGAAAACAGTAATATGAGCACTTTCAAAGCTGATGTTCATGGACAAAACGGTCATAAACCTACAGCAAATGGAATTCGAGAGACTATACTTGATCAAGATTTGGAAGATATTAAGGAAGAAGACGACGAGAAAGAAGAACCTACATATGATAAAGTACCTGAGGAAGATGATGCATTTCAAATGTCACGGCTATCAACTGTAGGACTTGTGGAAGATGACGAAAATACTAGTTTTTGA